Proteins encoded together in one Streptomyces umbrinus window:
- a CDS encoding GNAT family N-acetyltransferase codes for MRDYCIRTATPDDLDGARSVMLDTVYRDFGTGYVPRWHRDIIDLDSFYLAPDRHTLLVAVDERDGTVAATAALDSRGPAHPPNPRHLAERYPSGDTAQLRRVYTRADHRRQGLARRLVGELLDFAAADGGYRAAYLHTDPAVPGAEAFWRSLGKVVHDEREEPGGGQRIVHFEVPLP; via the coding sequence GTGCGCGACTACTGCATAAGAACGGCGACCCCCGACGACCTCGACGGCGCGCGGTCCGTGATGCTCGACACCGTCTACCGGGACTTCGGCACCGGGTACGTACCGCGCTGGCACCGCGACATCATCGACCTGGACTCCTTCTACCTCGCACCCGACCGGCACACCCTGCTGGTCGCGGTCGACGAGCGCGACGGCACGGTGGCTGCGACCGCCGCGCTCGACTCCCGGGGCCCGGCGCATCCGCCCAACCCGCGCCACCTCGCCGAGCGCTACCCCTCCGGGGACACCGCCCAACTGCGCCGCGTGTACACGCGCGCCGATCACCGGCGACAGGGCCTGGCCCGGCGGCTGGTCGGCGAACTCCTCGACTTCGCGGCGGCCGACGGCGGCTACCGCGCCGCCTATCTGCACACCGACCCCGCGGTACCCGGCGCCGAGGCCTTCTGGCGGTCCCTCGGCAAAGTGGTCCACGACGAGCGCGAGGAACCCGGCGGCGGGCAGCGGATCGTGCACTTCGAAGTGCCCCTGCCCTGA